In Aegilops tauschii subsp. strangulata cultivar AL8/78 chromosome 3, Aet v6.0, whole genome shotgun sequence, one genomic interval encodes:
- the LOC109776849 gene encoding non-classical arabinogalactan protein 30, whose product MATYLPLAVLVALLAATGASAHGYSQTPSPTPGPAAKCDKVMLKVEGVVYCQSCTHRNSWCLDGATALPGAKVTVTCRDAKNRVMASRTPVADGNGYFLAEFDVAEKADYYKGDPAKACFVRLLASPDRKCDDLTNVNYGIEGAPLRHEGKRWSGKGYENVVYAAGPLSFKPDTCAPRGHY is encoded by the coding sequence ATGGCGACCTACCTCCCCCTCGCCGTCCTCGTGGCCCTCCTCGCCGCCACCGGCGCCAGCGCCCACGGCTACAGCCAGACCCCATCGCCGACGCCTGGACCGGCTGCCAAGTGCGACAAGGTGATGCTGAAGGTGGAGGGCGTGGTGTACTGCCAGAGCTGCACGCACCGGAACTCGTGGTGCCTGGACGGCGCGACGGCGCTGCCGGGGGCAAAGGTGACGGTCACCTGCCGCGACGCCAAGAACCGCGTCATGGCGTCGCGGACGCCCGTCGCCGACGGCAATGGCTACTTCCTCGCCGAGTTCGACGTCGCCGAGAAGGCCGACTACTACAAGGGAGACCCCGCCAAGGCCTGCTTCGTGCGCCTGCTCGCGTCGCCGGACCGCAAGTGCGACGACCTCACCAACGTCAACTACGGCATCGAGGGCGCGCCGCTCCGCCACGAGGGCAAGCGGTGGTCCGGCAAGGGGTACGAGAACGTCGTGTACGCCGCCGGCCCGCTCTCCTTCAAGCCGGACACCTGCGCGCCCAGGGGCCACTACTGA